From Chryseobacterium shandongense, the proteins below share one genomic window:
- the rlmN gene encoding 23S rRNA (adenine(2503)-C(2))-methyltransferase RlmN → MKDIRTLSLDQLKEYFASLGEKPFRAKQVYDWLWSKNLHSIDEMTNLSKSLREKISEEYTINPVSVDQLQKSTDGTIKNGVKLHDGLLVESVLIPTETRTTACVSSQVGCSLNCEFCATARLKRMRNLEVAEIVDQVALIDSQSKMYFNRPLSNIVFMGMGEPMMNYKNVVEAIRKITQPEGLGMSPRRITVSTSGIPKMIKMLADDDLRVKLALSLHSAIEAKRNEIMPFSDKFPLTEIMEALQYWYQKTGSVITFEYCVWKGINDGDEDIKALIKYCKQVPSKVNLIQYNPIGDGKYDQCNKQAEENYIRQLENAGIVCVVRKSRGGDIDAACGQLANKTTD, encoded by the coding sequence ATGAAAGATATAAGAACTTTATCACTCGACCAGCTTAAAGAATATTTTGCTTCTTTAGGAGAAAAGCCTTTCCGTGCGAAACAGGTGTACGATTGGCTGTGGAGCAAAAACCTCCACTCGATTGATGAGATGACTAACCTTTCGAAAAGCCTCCGCGAAAAAATTTCCGAAGAATACACCATCAATCCTGTTTCTGTTGATCAGCTTCAGAAAAGTACCGACGGAACCATCAAAAACGGAGTAAAGCTCCACGATGGTTTATTGGTGGAATCTGTTTTAATACCCACCGAAACCAGAACTACAGCTTGTGTTTCTTCCCAGGTTGGATGCTCTTTGAACTGCGAATTCTGTGCAACGGCAAGACTCAAAAGAATGAGAAATCTTGAAGTGGCCGAAATTGTAGATCAGGTTGCTTTAATAGACAGCCAGAGCAAAATGTATTTCAACAGGCCGCTTTCCAATATTGTTTTTATGGGAATGGGAGAGCCTATGATGAACTATAAAAATGTAGTGGAAGCCATCAGGAAAATCACACAACCCGAAGGTTTAGGAATGTCACCCAGAAGAATTACTGTATCAACATCAGGAATTCCTAAAATGATCAAAATGCTTGCTGATGATGATTTACGAGTGAAACTTGCCTTATCTCTTCACTCGGCCATTGAAGCTAAGAGAAACGAAATCATGCCTTTCTCGGATAAGTTTCCTTTAACGGAAATCATGGAAGCGCTTCAATACTGGTATCAGAAAACAGGGTCTGTCATTACTTTCGAATACTGTGTATGGAAAGGAATCAACGATGGTGATGAAGATATCAAGGCACTCATCAAATACTGTAAGCAAGTTCCTTCTAAAGTAAATTTAATCCAATACAATCCCATTGGAGACGGAAAATACGATCAATGCAACAAGCAGGCAGAAGAAAATTATATCCGCCAGCTTGAAAACGCAGGTATCGTTTGCGTTGTAAGAAAAAGCCGTGGCGGAGATATTGATGCGGCTTGTGGACAATTAGCCAACAAAACAACTGATTAA
- the queA gene encoding tRNA preQ1(34) S-adenosylmethionine ribosyltransferase-isomerase QueA encodes MKTSDFNFDLPAELLAEHPSEHRDEARLMVLDRKTETIEHKLFKDVVDYFDEGDLFIFNNTKVFPARLYGNKEKTGAKIEVFLLRELDKETRVWDVLVDPARKIRIGNKLFFTEDESLVAEVIDNTTSRGRTLRFLFDGSYEEFRAKLKELGETPLPKYIKRDVEPEDAERYQTIYAKVEGAVAAPTAGLHFSKHLMKRLEIKGIDFAEVTLHVGLGTFNPIEVEDLSKHKMESEEIFIDEKNAQIINNAVDAHKRVCAVGTTTMRTLETSVSSNKKISAFHGWTNKFIYPPHEFGVANCMITNFHTPKSTLIMMIAAFAGRDFIMHAYEEAVKEKYKFYSYGDAMLIL; translated from the coding sequence ATGAAAACATCAGATTTTAATTTTGATCTTCCTGCAGAATTATTGGCAGAACACCCATCCGAACACAGAGACGAAGCAAGGTTAATGGTTTTAGACAGAAAAACCGAGACGATTGAGCATAAACTGTTCAAGGATGTTGTTGATTATTTTGACGAAGGAGATCTTTTCATCTTTAACAATACTAAGGTTTTCCCGGCACGTCTTTATGGAAATAAAGAAAAAACAGGCGCAAAAATCGAAGTTTTCCTTTTAAGAGAGCTTGATAAGGAAACTCGCGTTTGGGATGTTTTGGTAGATCCTGCAAGAAAAATCAGAATTGGAAATAAATTATTCTTCACCGAAGACGAATCTCTGGTAGCGGAAGTTATCGACAATACTACTTCAAGAGGAAGAACATTAAGATTCTTATTCGACGGTTCTTATGAAGAATTCAGAGCAAAATTAAAGGAACTAGGTGAAACACCGCTTCCAAAATATATCAAAAGAGATGTTGAACCGGAAGATGCCGAAAGATATCAGACAATTTATGCAAAGGTGGAAGGAGCAGTGGCTGCACCTACAGCAGGGCTTCACTTTTCAAAACATCTGATGAAGAGACTGGAAATAAAAGGTATTGATTTCGCAGAAGTTACCCTTCACGTTGGATTGGGAACATTCAACCCGATCGAAGTGGAAGATCTTTCCAAGCACAAAATGGAATCTGAAGAGATTTTCATCGATGAAAAAAATGCCCAGATTATCAATAATGCGGTTGATGCTCATAAAAGAGTTTGTGCCGTTGGTACAACCACGATGAGAACACTGGAAACTTCAGTATCTTCAAACAAGAAAATTTCCGCATTCCACGGATGGACGAATAAATTCATTTATCCTCCTCACGAATTTGGGGTTGCCAACTGTATGATCACGAATTTCCACACGCCGAAATCTACATTAATTATGATGATTGCAGCATTTGCAGGAAGAGATTTTATAATGCACGCTTACGAAGAAGCTGTAAAAGAAAAGTATAAATTCTACTCTTACGGAGATGCAATGTTAATTTTATAA
- a CDS encoding sterol desaturase family protein gives MVDYFFGKDGLENVYAWSIPVHATIILAEMIYSHVAEAKLYNGKDVATSIYLAGLNFALDLVMKAFAMGVMFFFFNHRIFSWENTIWYGLLCFIVTDFAYYVLHYVDHHSRAFWAVHITHHNSEYFNLTTGFRSPVLQPLYRYLYFSPLAFLGFNPWHIMVAYAIGQVYGTWVHTQTVKRMGILEYILVTPSHHRVHHACNIKYLDRNMGMCLIIWDKIFGTFEKEDPNVPVKYGIYPKMPDNKPDTVLLYEWRKIWKDIKQPGLKFSDRMNYIFNSPGWRHDGTGKTVRQYQKDYWAKKNKKDRESQKKTA, from the coding sequence ATGGTAGATTATTTTTTTGGTAAAGACGGGCTTGAAAACGTCTATGCCTGGTCAATTCCGGTTCACGCTACAATTATTCTTGCAGAAATGATTTACAGTCATGTTGCAGAAGCCAAGCTATACAATGGCAAAGATGTCGCTACAAGTATTTATCTTGCGGGGCTTAATTTTGCACTTGATCTGGTAATGAAGGCTTTCGCCATGGGTGTTATGTTCTTTTTCTTCAACCACAGAATTTTTTCATGGGAAAATACAATTTGGTATGGATTGCTTTGTTTTATTGTTACAGATTTTGCCTACTATGTTCTTCATTATGTAGACCATCATTCCAGAGCTTTCTGGGCGGTTCATATTACCCATCATAATTCAGAATATTTTAATCTGACAACAGGTTTCAGAAGTCCGGTTCTACAGCCGCTCTACAGATATCTGTATTTTTCACCATTGGCTTTTTTGGGATTCAATCCATGGCATATTATGGTGGCTTATGCTATTGGCCAGGTCTATGGAACATGGGTTCATACACAGACGGTAAAAAGAATGGGAATTTTGGAATATATCCTTGTGACTCCCTCTCATCATAGAGTGCACCACGCCTGCAACATTAAATATCTGGACAGAAATATGGGAATGTGCCTGATTATCTGGGATAAAATTTTCGGGACTTTTGAAAAAGAAGATCCCAATGTACCAGTAAAATACGGAATTTATCCAAAAATGCCCGATAATAAACCGGATACCGTTCTTTTATACGAATGGCGAAAAATCTGGAAAGACATTAAGCAACCGGGCTTGAAATTCTCCGACAGAATGAATTATATCTTCAATTCTCCTGGATGGAGGCACGACGGAACCGGCAAAACGGTTAGGCAATATCAGAAGGATTATTGGGCGAAGAAGAATAAAAAAGATAGGGAATCTCAGAAAAAAACGGCGTAA